One window of Trichoderma breve strain T069 chromosome 3, whole genome shotgun sequence genomic DNA carries:
- a CDS encoding fungal specific transcription factor domain-containing protein codes for MPSLGFLHPEVTYRDVQENRFPPAQAAAVCSVTSFFVNPGLAGREFARKCSQQVEMHIYRNIYKFSESALFLFALNILFNILDGSHAKVWQCFGVASRLMIGLQLNWDVTSRHSTFIQQECLRRIAWQLFSLDRLLAGGYEEYISCRAENMKIRLPCNEAAFRENRPVVAERLHDRPSRCSPALGLHGIQILLVDLRHRIQVSTKKLALPSGTAIAALEPSKVMEDIAALQSELTRFHVSIHDELRLTDQSMSRYAASDQWRGYCFFHTHMAVSHIDLYRFSLPGPRNQSSIEILRKLPPDFIARCQKQAVAHAMSLARFLEAIKIETDRMPNPGTPKLVGDYSVAHMSTQCIRVLLIALQYNLYENLMDTTAPVWRGAETSEGQIKSLIGTIMEITEAWGEIFDMAKQAHDCNKAMVEEFYKNGRILDRGNAAINTGQEPTEDKFLFGSDVFIERMNIPDMKDEQRSRAANMPVSDWWMGPSTTQQASSKSASPLMMPYSTPESSYDGDHGPPGVPLFLAQARNVSLGISDIYDAETAVGMQPSDMLAMMPNNYQMMQTEVLSGQGGMPMLRIDDAIPNQAMFRQQDVPPAQPQHFIPTQQGIMMNGYVPPPYPGSHTSTPPYPQQNGFN; via the exons ATGCCAAGCTTAGGCTTTTTGCACCCCGAAGTCACCTACCGAGATGTTCAG GAAAACAGATTCCCTCCTGCTCAAGCAGCGGCCGTGTGCTCCGTTACCAGTTTCTTCGTAAATCCTGGCCTGGCCGGCCGGGAATTTGCAAGGAAATGCAGCCAGCAAGTCGAAATGCATATTTACCGCAACATCTACAAGTTTTCTGAGAGCGCCCTCTTTTTGTTCGCCCTAAATATTCTTTTCAACATTCTCGACGGTTCGCACGCAAAAGTGTGGCAATGCTTTGGTGTGGCCTCGAGACTTATGATAGGCTTGCAGCTGAACTGGGATGTCACATCACGCCACTCTACCTTTATTCAACAAGAATGTCTTCGACGTATCGCCTGGCAGCTTTTCAGCCTTGACCGCCTATTAGCAGGTGGATATGAAGAGTACATATCTTGTCGAGCTGAGAATATGAAGATTAGGCTGCCCTGCAACGAAGCTGCTTTTAGGGAGAATCGACCGGTGGTTGCGGAGAGGCTTCATGACAGGCCTTCGCGCTGCTCACCGGCTCTGGGCCTACACGGAATCCAAATCCTTCTTGTCGATCTTCGGCACCGCATACAAGT ATCGACAAAAAAGCTAGCATTGCCTTCTGGAACGGCCATTGCGGCCCTGGAGCCATCAAAGGTTATGGAGGATATCGCTGCGTTGCAGAGCGAGCTGACTAGATTTCATGTTTCGATACACGACGAGCTACGACTGACTGACCAGAGCATGTCTCGATATGCTGCCTCGGACCAGTGGAGAGGATACTGTTTCTTCCATACGCACATGGCCGTGAGCCACATCGACCTCTATCGATTCTCATTGCCGGGTCCCCGAAACCAATCCTCGATAGAAATCCTTCGGAAACTTCCCCCGGACTTTATTGCTCGGTGTCAAAAGCAGGCCGTTGCCCACGCCATGAGTCTAGCCCGATTTTTGGAAGCCATTAAGATCGAGACGGACAGGATGCCAAACCCCGGAACTCCTAAACTGGTTGGCGACTACTCGGTTGCGCATATGTCCACTCAGTGTATTCGCGTGTTGCTCATCGCTCTGCAATACAACCTGTATGAAAACCTGATGGATACTACAGCACCGGTGTGGAGAGGCGCCGAGACTAGCGAGGGTCAGATCAAGTCGTTGATCGGCACCATCATGGAGATAACCGAGGCATGGGGCGAGATATTCGACATGGCTAAGCAAGCT CACGACTGTAACAAGGCGATGGTGGAAGAGTTTTACAAGAACGGGAGGATACTCGATCGAGGTAACGCTGCCATAAACACCGGACAAGAGCCAACCGAGGACAAATTTCTATTTGGATCGGATGTTTTTATTGAGCGAATGAACATCCCTGACATGAAAGATGAACAGAGGAGCCGAGCCGCGAACATGCCCGTGTCCGACTGGTGGATGGGTCCATCAACGACCCAGCAAGCATCGTCCAAGAGTGCGTCACCGCTGATGATGCCATATTCTACCCCAGAATCGAGCTATGACGGTGACCACGGACCGCCCGGCGTCCCCCTGTTCCTCGCTCAAGCGCGCAACGTATCCCTGGGCATCAGCGACATCTACGACGCGGAGACGGCGGTCGGCATGCAGCCGTCCGACatgctggccatgatgcccaACAACTACCAGATGATGCAGACCGAGGTCCTGAGCGGACAGGGCGGCATGCCCATGCTAAGGATAGACGACGCCATCCCCAACCAGGCCATGTTTCGACAGCAGGACGTCCCGCCCGCCCAGCCGCAGCACTTCATCCCGACGCAGCAGGGTATCATGATGAATGGATATGTGCCGCCGCCGTACCCTGGTAGCCATACCAGTACACCTCCGTATCCGCAGCAAAACGGCTTTaattga